In one Salipiger abyssi genomic region, the following are encoded:
- a CDS encoding hybrid sensor histidine kinase/response regulator, which translates to MSLTARLAEERRARLAAERLLELKQAELFAANRKLDKHARALSHEIHETRAQMTEVRTENRLVKSQLGQAHEKIELVEGQLWKALQTMRDGFAMFSADRMMELANPAYLAPFEGLDTIGPGASYRHVLEMMVEEGIVDLQGEHSRAWRDRMLARWDQDPIPSETIRLWSGQFIKIQERHMPDGGIVSLGVDITELMRMWSAIEELPDGFVIYDPEDRLLMCNDPYRRIYDKSAPAIQPGASFEDILRYGLDHGQYAEAVGREEEWIEERLAAHRDAVQELEQQLADGRWLRIYERPLSDGGRVGLRIDISDIKQTQHELQEAMQRAEAANRAKSSFLANMSHEIRTPMNGVVGMADLLRESELSEEQKLYVDTIRSSGEALLVIINDILDYSKIEAEKLELKPEPFDLERAVHEVMLLLQPAAREKGLDLLVDYDLFLPTHFVGDPGRMRQILTNLVGNAVKFTVEGHVLVRVTGSTGDDGIAAVHVTVEDTGVGIPEDKRDHVFGEFNQAEDDRNRQFEGTGLGLAITRRLVGLMGGEVWLDSEPGQGSCFGFRVALRAEDPVQPEAVALPEGLKRVLLVDDHALNRAILTQQLERLGLAVDHCKTGNEALDRMAAPPDLVIAEQELPDMTGGDLARALTRLRAGQPVILLSAEPQPPGGRETLRHVHMVLPKPAPRRNLFAALETVTMPEAGAAPVQGPPPPSDIAPQPPPDTAPADAPPGRTLDVLLAEDNRTNQLVFRKMAARLATPLSLRIAANGFEVVQAYRKRRPDLIFMDISMPRMDGKEATREIRALEPEGARVPIIAVTAHAMESDREAILAAGLDDYLSKPLRKAELARLVEKWGALADQASAARTNTGLSGVESASDQA; encoded by the coding sequence ATGAGTCTCACGGCACGGCTGGCCGAGGAGCGCCGCGCGCGGCTGGCGGCGGAACGCCTGCTTGAACTCAAGCAGGCGGAGCTCTTTGCCGCCAATCGCAAGCTCGACAAGCACGCCCGCGCGCTCAGCCACGAGATTCACGAGACCCGCGCGCAGATGACCGAGGTGCGCACCGAGAACCGGCTGGTGAAATCGCAGCTCGGCCAGGCGCATGAAAAGATCGAGCTGGTCGAGGGTCAGCTTTGGAAGGCGCTCCAGACCATGCGCGACGGCTTTGCCATGTTCAGCGCCGACCGCATGATGGAGCTTGCCAACCCCGCCTATCTCGCCCCGTTCGAGGGGCTCGACACGATCGGCCCCGGCGCCAGCTATCGCCATGTGCTGGAAATGATGGTGGAGGAGGGGATCGTCGACCTTCAGGGCGAGCACAGCCGCGCCTGGCGCGACCGCATGCTCGCGCGCTGGGATCAGGATCCGATCCCGTCGGAGACGATCCGGCTCTGGTCCGGGCAGTTCATCAAGATCCAGGAACGACACATGCCGGATGGCGGAATCGTCTCGCTCGGCGTCGACATCACCGAGCTGATGCGCATGTGGTCCGCCATCGAGGAGCTGCCCGACGGGTTCGTGATCTACGACCCCGAGGACCGGCTGCTGATGTGCAACGACCCCTATCGCCGGATCTACGACAAGAGCGCCCCGGCCATCCAGCCCGGCGCCAGTTTTGAGGATATCCTGCGCTACGGGCTCGATCATGGCCAATATGCAGAGGCCGTGGGGCGCGAGGAGGAGTGGATCGAAGAGCGGCTTGCGGCGCATCGCGATGCGGTGCAGGAACTGGAGCAGCAGCTCGCCGACGGGCGCTGGCTGCGCATTTACGAACGCCCGCTCTCGGATGGCGGCCGGGTCGGGCTGCGCATCGACATTTCCGACATCAAGCAGACCCAGCACGAATTGCAGGAGGCGATGCAGCGCGCCGAGGCGGCGAACCGCGCCAAATCCTCCTTCCTCGCCAATATGAGCCACGAGATCCGCACACCGATGAACGGGGTGGTCGGCATGGCGGATCTGCTGCGCGAGTCCGAGCTCAGCGAAGAGCAGAAGCTTTATGTCGACACGATCCGCAGCTCGGGCGAGGCGCTGCTGGTGATCATCAACGACATTCTCGACTATTCCAAGATCGAGGCGGAAAAGCTGGAGCTGAAGCCCGAACCCTTCGATCTCGAACGCGCGGTGCATGAGGTGATGCTGCTGTTGCAGCCGGCGGCGCGCGAAAAGGGGCTCGACCTGCTGGTCGATTACGACCTCTTCCTGCCCACCCATTTTGTCGGCGACCCAGGGCGCATGCGGCAGATCCTCACCAATCTGGTGGGCAACGCGGTGAAATTCACCGTCGAGGGGCATGTGCTCGTCCGGGTGACCGGCTCCACCGGCGACGACGGCATCGCCGCCGTGCATGTCACCGTCGAGGACACCGGCGTCGGTATCCCCGAGGACAAGCGCGACCATGTCTTCGGCGAGTTCAACCAGGCCGAGGATGACCGCAACCGCCAGTTCGAGGGCACCGGGCTGGGGCTCGCCATCACCCGCCGGCTGGTCGGGCTGATGGGCGGCGAGGTCTGGCTGGACTCAGAGCCGGGCCAGGGCTCGTGCTTCGGCTTCCGCGTCGCGCTCCGGGCCGAAGATCCGGTACAGCCCGAGGCGGTGGCGCTGCCCGAGGGGCTGAAGCGCGTGCTGCTGGTGGACGATCACGCGCTGAACCGCGCGATCCTGACGCAGCAGCTCGAACGGCTGGGCCTCGCGGTCGATCACTGCAAGACCGGCAACGAGGCGCTCGACCGCATGGCCGCGCCGCCGGATCTGGTGATCGCCGAGCAGGAGCTGCCCGACATGACGGGCGGCGATCTGGCCCGGGCGCTGACACGGCTGCGCGCGGGCCAGCCGGTGATCCTCCTCTCCGCCGAGCCGCAGCCACCCGGTGGCCGCGAAACCCTGCGCCATGTGCATATGGTCCTGCCGAAACCGGCCCCGCGCCGCAACCTCTTTGCCGCGCTGGAAACCGTGACCATGCCGGAGGCCGGGGCCGCCCCGGTGCAGGGGCCGCCCCCGCCGTCCGACATCGCGCCGCAACCGCCGCCCGACACCGCGCCTGCGGATGCGCCGCCGGGGCGCACGCTCGATGTGCTGCTGGCCGAGGACAACCGCACCAATCAGCTGGTCTTTCGCAAGATGGCGGCACGGCTCGCCACGCCGCTCAGCCTGCGCATCGCTGCGAACGGCTTCGAGGTGGTGCAGGCCTATCGCAAGCGGCGCCCGGATCTGATCTTCATGGATATCTCCATGCCCCGGATGGACGGCAAGGAGGCCACGCGCGAGATCCGCGCGCTGGAACCCGAGGGTGCCCGCGTCCCGATCATCGCGGTGACCGCGCATGCCATGGAAAGCGACCGCGAGGCGATCCTCGCGGCGGGGCTCGACGATTACCTCAGCAAACCGCTGCGCAAGGCAGAGCTGGCGCGGCTGGTGGAGAAATGGGGCGCTCTGGCCGATCAGGCGTCGGCGGCGCGGACAAACACCGGCTTGTCGGGGGTGGAGAGCGCCTCCGACCAGGCATAA